ATCGCTTGCAGCGCATCCTAAAGTTGTCGGCATCGGAGAAACCGGGCTCGACTATTATTGGGGAAAGTCTCCAAAAGATGTTCAACAAGATATCTTCAGAAAGCAAATTCAGCTGGCTAAAAAAGTTAATCTGCCAATTATTATTCATAACCGAGATGCGACTGCAGATGTTGTTCGTATCTTGAAAGAAGAAGAGGCGGAAACGACGGGCGGGATTATGCATTGTTTTGGCGGGAGCGTTGAAACAGCAAAAGAATGCATCGCAATGAATTTCATGATTTCACTTGGTGGTCCCGTAACATTTAAAAATGCCAAAATGCCAAAAATAGTTGCTGCAGAAATCCCTTTGGATAAGTTATTAATCGAAACAGATGCACCGTATTTGACGCCGCATCCATACCGCGGAAAGCGCAATGAACCCGTATATGTGAAACTAGTTGCAGAAGAAATTGCAAAGTTAAAAGGGTTGCCAGTCGAGGCGATTGCAGAAGCGACAACGGAAAACGCATTAAAAATATTTAATATAGATGAATAAAATGGAAACTAATTTACCATACTTTGCATATTAAGCACTTCCTAATTCTATTAATAAATGAATCTTTAATGGTTGACATGCAAAATAGGAACCTATATAATCACACAGGTGATAGAGGAGGAGTTTTTTTCATGCTAAGTAGTATTATGAAAAGCCTATTCTTTAAGTCATTGAGGAGTAAACAAATCGCGACATTCACCATCATCCCAACAATATTTGTTTTAGTTATTTCCCTAGCACTCTATGAGGGAAATAAAAAAACAGTTACGCTTGTTGTAAATGGTGAAACAGAAGAAGTTAAGACATATGCACCAACTGTCGGAAAACTTCTATCTGAAAGTGAATTAGTACTTTCAGAACACGATAATGTTAGTCCCTCAATAGAATCCCCAATCAAAAATGGTTCATTGATCAAGTGGGAACAGGCAAAAAAGGTAGCAATTCAATTAGATAATCAAGAAGACATATATATTTGGACGACAGAAAAAACAGTGGGCAATGTATTGGCAGAAGCTGACATAGAATTGTCTAAG
This window of the Sporosarcina sp. 6E9 genome carries:
- a CDS encoding TatD family hydrolase, whose amino-acid sequence is MYIDTHVHLNADQYEEDVDEVITRALDAGVTKMVVIGFDHKTINRAMELAERYPFIYAVVGWHPVDAVDCTEEDLKWIESLAAHPKVVGIGETGLDYYWGKSPKDVQQDIFRKQIQLAKKVNLPIIIHNRDATADVVRILKEEEAETTGGIMHCFGGSVETAKECIAMNFMISLGGPVTFKNAKMPKIVAAEIPLDKLLIETDAPYLTPHPYRGKRNEPVYVKLVAEEIAKLKGLPVEAIAEATTENALKIFNIDE